Sequence from the Pagrus major chromosome 15, Pma_NU_1.0 genome:
caatgtgaaaacaatgtgactATGTGAAATAGTAGAGATAAAACTACAGACGACTAAGAACTCAATCTGCAGTTCTTTTTGACTCTATGGAGCTTTAGAGCAAGTTTCAGTTCATTGTTGAGCTGTCCAGGTTTCAACTTCACGGTTTTGGTTCATTTCATTGCAGCGTTTTCAACCACAGCGGGCAGCTGCACGCTACCTGCCCAGCACTTAACAGCAGAAAGTGGTTAACACAAGGATAATATTAACAGGAAGCTGAGTGAATTCGTATGTTGCTCAATAATGTGTGAATAAACCATTTGCAAACAAGTtagtcttaaaataaaaatcagtcattagAGGCTTATTTTCCAGAATTCGTTGCTCCACCTCAGACACTGTGGACCCACAAATGTTCACAAAACTAGACCACAAGGTTCTGGTTTTAATGCAAAGCACTTAACCTTTACTTGAAAGAAGGTAATATACATCCTGGAATTACAGATAATAAAGATACATTATGAGCAAAATCATTTCACAATGAATATCATCTTTCCTTTGCATCAACCAAGAGAGGAGTGTGACATTATCTACAGTTTGTGttaggaagaagaagacagtgaAAAGCACACCTAATTCTGTCAGCATCTTTACTGTAtggtacactgtaaaaaatgtcatcTATATGCAGTAGTCCACATTGTTaactttaataacaaaaaagagaaggaaaaaaaaaaacaattttgaaaaaacacgAGTTTCATGGTTGTCTTTCAACTAAGAAGTTCAACTGCAATGCatacattataaataaatgtaaggGGAAGAAAAAAGTTCATAAGGTACTACAAGCAATATTCCACAATTCCAGCATGGCTGAAACAACGAGTGGCCTTAAATCCAAACCCTACATGTTGGGGTGCGACCACGGCTTTCACACACCTTTAAGATACTGTAGATACTTCATGCGTAACACTTGTGGATAAATCAAGTTAAAATTGCCCTTAAAATTTGTTCTGTCAAACGATAAGTTGCCTAGCGTCTTTTCCTGTGAGGTGAGAAACACTTTCTGTAAAGGAGTGAGAACTCGgcatgagaaaaaacacaaggctgaatagttaattttctttttcaactcCAAGCCATTTATTACTGAAAAAAAGCTCTTTCTTAGCTAAGCTAGGGGAGGTCATCGGTATTAATCACAGAAATCTTCAACTCTAAAAGTAAATCATTTGTGTTCTCTTGCTCACGTCTGACATCTTCAGCCAAATactcttctcctttttctccctaTGTGTTACTAATTTCTCACGTTGGGGGAAGCTCCAACTGTACACACTATGAACAGATTGGTCtttaataaaaggaaaagacacTACAATAGTTGACAACTCAAAAATTATTATTGTGATGATGCGGTTTGGTAATTGTTTAAATCTACAGCGACttgagaggggaggggggttcAAACAGAGTACATGTTCTTGGTGGTGGATCCGCTCTTGCTGGATGTGTCGTCATGTGACTGGTAGCCGATCATGGCTTTGGTGGGGATGTTCAGGCGCTCTTTATAAAGTTGCCTGTGGAAAGACAAGATGTTCAATGTTATGTGAGGACAAACGATAACTCAGTGTCACCATCTAGTGGTCAGCTACAGTTAACAAATCTATGAATCTTTCACTTGGCACCATTTCCTACCCACAAGGTGACTTTTCTACTTACCCTATCGTCATGATGGCGTCCCTGTTTTGGCAGTTGCTTGTCCAGATGGCTATTTTGTCACCTTTGGGTCTGACGTTGACCACAGCTCCACACACATCTTCGCTTGCCTCATCGAACGACTCACCGACTAAACACAAGAGctgcaaaatacacaaaacGTCACGCTGTATGAGTCGTACTGTTCCTTTTATTATGAATCACAACCTGAAGAAGATCGAGGATCATCTAGAGTCAAGTTTGTCAACGTGTTTGcagctgcagatttttaaaaatggtggctGGAATAAAATGCAGCGAGTACTCCACAATAGTGAAATATGCTTTTGGGGGATAAAATAATGCCATCAGTACTTAATTTAGACCCTGATTGCTATAGCAGAAACGCACTGTGATTCTTACAATAGAAACGTGGCTTATGAGCTGTGCCAGATGCCCCTTTCAAACCGCCATCTTACCGTCTCCATCCAGAAGCGGTCAAGGTCgttgtgtctctgttgtttATTGAGAGTCATCAGCCATCGACCCCCCAGCTTGTTCCTGTCGTCCTCCCACATCGGCTTGATCCCATCCTGACacacaaaatgaagaaaaaacttcATTATCAAAAACAAGCTAAGTTAAACAATGGTGTCTTGACATTGTAGCACTACGATCGAAAGTCAAACATTTAACTGATGCTAAAATTATTCAAATTTTACATGCTGCAACATCATAATGGATGACAAGGAAAACAACTGTATTctatcaatgaaaacaaaacattataaaaaaaatgtttccttaccttaaataaacaataatcaCAGCCAAAGCCAAGTTTGCTTGGTTGCTGTATGTGGTTGTATAATCTGTAAGAAACACAGAAGTGTTGACATCAACAATACAAGCTTCAGATTAATGGTACAGTGAAGAAttcaacattaatttaaaactgATAAGAACCTACATATTGAGCCCCTTTCACACAGGCACCTCAATCTGTAAGTGCTCTGTTGTTTTACATGACATATGTGCCAGTCATTTTTCTGTAAAAGCTGTTTTCTTACAACATTTTATATCTTAACCAGTATTTTAACTTCAATGGCTTCAGTGCTTTTAGGTATCAGAATAATTTGTCATTTGTAGAGACAACCACATACGTTGACTAATGTGGAGACAGAGGAAAATATAAGCATAAAGAAAGAGTTGTTGCCCCTCTACTTTTAATCTAGCTTTACCCCAACAGCAATCTATTCATATACCAGCCAAACATCGGAATCAGTCGATATTTGCCTGTCAACTAATAGCAAATAAGATGACAATCACCGATGGCTGATCTTTATCTGATGTGTCGCATAAATTTTGCACTGGTGCATTCATGAGCTAGTGGCTCCCTGCTATCAGTTTGTAAGGCTATGCAAGTCCTGAAAAAGTCTTCTGGAcgttttttaactttaaaaaacatcctGATATGAAGATTCTTTGTTTCCCTGACACAAAAGGGGGAATAATATCAACCAagacaaataacaacaaataacatTGGTGTGGTCTATCGAACaaattattagtttttaaaCATCAGCAATTGGCCTAGTATTTCACAACTGGTACATCCCTAGATAATTTGCATAATAAGAAGTGTTTCAGTTTCACATGAATCACTGTGTGAGAGGGGaagaaaatcttttatttaaatacCATTCTTTGTCACTCTCTAATACGCTCTACTTAAACTCCTTATAAAGTCACAAATCATAATTACATTACAGGATTAGCAGAGAACACTTACGCCCAAAAGTCCTCCACTGTGTCAAACTTGGAAATGAGACGCAGGTTCTCTGTCCAGCTTTTGCTCTTGTCGTTTTTGAAATACCACAGGGcccatctgagagagagagagagagagagagaggagaaaagacaatgaaataaaatactcTGTATTCAAAGGACTGTGGAGAAATGACTTCAGTAGTGTGACAAAGAATTACAACAATTAAACTGCAAAATATTTCTGATAAGTCTCGGTAGAATGAGGAAACGTCTATAAAGGCATTCACTGTAAGTGCTATTGTATGAAACACAAAATACCCTTAAGCCCCAGTCTTAATAACACAGATATGCACCCTATTACACAATAGAACACCACAGCTTGTTACAAAGGCATGCATATCAATTCAAAGAACAGAGAAAGCCGGCCATCATCAGCACTACAAACACAGCCTTTGTTTATGATGGGTGCTGTTATTCTTCCATCGGTTCCCAGGAGGGCGAGCAGGGGAGGGCTGAGGGCAGTGAGAGGACGTCGGCTGAACCCTGTGCCCCCCACTACAACagtaaccaaccaaccaacaaaccccACCCGTATGTCATAAACACAGGTGTAAACACACTAAACAAAGCACATCAGAGGATGAAACTGTACTCGCACCATGTGGAAACTCCACCGACATTATTACACAACAGTGGTGGAGCGACGGTGCACAGGCGTGTCAGCCAAGGACACAGTTGTTTACATGCAAACTCGCTTGGCAGACAGTAGGTCAGGGCAATGATGGATTTATCACGGGCCCTGCACCTTATAAGTCACTAAATTCTGTCTGATATGACATGGACTAGTTCATTAACACTTGAAAATCCTAATCCAGTTAACCTGTTTCCTCAGGCGTGGGTGGTGCAGAGTATTGCCAAACACAGGTGTAGCTATCTTGGTTAACTGCAGGTTtggaaacacaggaaaaactAATGAGAGAGACTTAAGAAGGATCAAGAGAGCAGCTCAAAGAGGCAGTCAATGCATTTCTGTAGTGGCAGCAACATTTAATGAATGTGGTGTGGTATGGTATGAGGACTATTTCTTATGTCTAAAAACATGAGGCACTTTAACACAATTCCAATATTTTGATCCATAGCCTTTAAACTATCGTCATTATTTCTCAAATATATCAGCAGTCCTACAGGACAAGACTGTACAAGGGAAGGGGGTATATTTAGACCTATAGGATATATCTATGCAGGGATAGAGGGAGGGTTTTACCTTAGTGAACTGTGTGCTGTAATCATAATATCTGTGGTTGGACTCAAGTGGGTTCAGTGTTTTACTTTATAATCATCATAATTAAAGTAAACCTGTATCCGTTTATGTCTGCCAATAAATAGGTAATTATTTGGCTGGTTGTAAGTCAGTCTTTCACAGCAGAGGGTCTTCTTAAAGACCAACCTTTACAGTGATTTTATTGATCGTTATGTCTTAAGTATGGACAGTCACgtctgaaaataaaatcaggtgAGCAGTTGTATAAAGGATACtggagtttttcatttttagctCTTTTGCTAGACTGTACACTAACAGAATATTCTCCACATATTTTCAGAAACTGAATTTGTTTCGTCAACCTTTCGGCAGCTGTCGTTTCCCTTTATTTCAGTACCATATGAAAATCATGTTGCATGACTTGAAACTTGAAAGTGATCATCGTGCCTGCTTCTGTTACAGTTAGGTAATAGAGATGTGCAGCCTGTTCTAATCCATCTGTACCTCACCTTCACCAAAGtcttgacaaaaataaaagcaggcaTGATATTAATACCATTGCATTGCCCGTGTCAAGTAAGTTTCAAGTCTCTGCAGGTTAATTATCTCATATTATTAAAATGACACAAGACAACTGACTAAATCTGCATTTGTGCTGTTCTGAGTTCACTGAAATGCTTCTCATTCAAGGCTTAATTTTATTGTACCCAACTAATTCAGTCATTCTGCTGCAGAGTAGATCTTATAGCCGAGTGTATGCATGTTGCATGATATGTTACAATATCGACTCAGCTGACAGTTTATTGGGCACAACTAGCTAAAACTAGAGTGTCTAATCAGGTTCAGGTTagattactttaaaaatgttgtcagttaCTGAATACAAATTACATGGCATTTTTTGTATCTAATAACAatctgtttgattaaaaaaatgtaatgtaatctgAATACTTCTGGATTACTTTaaaagcaaacattaaaaatattgcACCTTATACCACAAAAATGAATGCAGGCACgtattcttttcttttacatttcaaaacgtttttaatgcaaataaaacacattttgctcCAAATTTACATTTGGTCAAATCAAACTACCCTACAAAATGAGTACTTGTACAAACTACAGGTATACTGGGTGCATTCTACAATAGAGCCTGACCTATATATCAGTGAGGCGATATTGGcccatcacagatatatcgtTGATATATATGGTGACCAATATGCGCCAATAAGAAAACTTTACAGTgcataaagcagaaaaagatgctcggGGTGTATTGATAATTATTAACTTAAATTCACTGTGAAGTTTACTCTTTCAGTGGTTTGATGACAATGTTTTTGCTAAAATGCAACACCTATGTTGCATTTTACCTATGTACCTATGCACACATACAACAACCTCCATTACATACTTATCTTTATCACGAGTGTTACGTTTATATTCTGTGTATATAGGACCCAAAAATTCAGTATCAATGGGCTCTATTcgacaatataaaaaaaaatatccatatgtAAAAGAtgcaatcaaaatattatcaagtTATCCTTGACAATGTAATTATAATCTCatcacacctcattttaaatgtacttaggtAACAACCTCTTAGTTATTTTTGTAATCTGATCATGTAATCCCAA
This genomic interval carries:
- the eif4e1c gene encoding eukaryotic translation initiation factor 4E family member 1c, coding for MATSEPKAAETEDQPTTDSPVVANPEQYIKHPLQNRWALWYFKNDKSKSWTENLRLISKFDTVEDFWALYNHIQQPSKLGFGCDYCLFKDGIKPMWEDDRNKLGGRWLMTLNKQQRHNDLDRFWMETLLCLVGESFDEASEDVCGAVVNVRPKGDKIAIWTSNCQNRDAIMTIGQLYKERLNIPTKAMIGYQSHDDTSSKSGSTTKNMYSV